The Phyllopteryx taeniolatus isolate TA_2022b chromosome 13, UOR_Ptae_1.2, whole genome shotgun sequence nucleotide sequence aggaccaactgcctttccatttttcattctctttaatgcctttctaacttcccccttactaatcattgccacttcctggtccaccacacttgcctcttctactctcccttctctatcattttcctcattcatcaactcctcgaagtattctttccatctacctagcacactgctggcaccagtcaacatatttccatctctatccttaatcaccctaacctgctgcacatccttcccatctctatccctctgtctggccagcctgtatagatccttttctccttctttagtgtccaacctgccatacatgtcatcatatgcctcttgttttgcctttgccacctctacctttgccctgtgtcgcatctcaatgtattcctttcgcctctcctcggtcctctcagtgtcccacttcttcttagctaaccgttttccttgtatgatttcctgtactgtgaggttccaccaccaagtctccttctctcctttcctgccagaagatacaccaagtactctcctgcctgcttctctgatcaccttggctgcagtggtccagtcttctggaagctcttcccgtccaccgagagcctgtatcacctcttcccgaaaagctgcacaacactcgtcctgtctcagcttccaccacatggttctcttctctgcctttgtcttcctaattttcctccccaccaccagagtcatcttacacaccaccatcctatgctgtctagccacactctcccctaccactaccttacagttggtaacctccttcagattacatcgtctgcacaagatgtaatccacctgtgtgcttctacctccgctcttgtaggtcaccgtatgttcgtgcctcttctggaaaaaagtgttcactacagccatttgcatccttgttgcaaagtctaccaccatctgtccctccaagttcctttcctggataccgtacttacccatcacttcttcatcacccttattaccttcaccaacatgtccattacaatctgcaccaattacgactctctctctgtctgggatgctcagaactacatcatctagctccttccagaatttctctttcacctctaggtcacatcctacctgtggggcatagccactaatcacattacacataacaccctcaatttcaaatttcagcctcatcactcgatctgatactcttttcacctccaagacattcttagccaactcttcttttaaaataaccccgactccatttctcttcccatctacaccatggtaaaataatttaaaccctgcccctaaacttctagccttactgcctttccacctggtctcctggacacacaatatatcaacctttctcctaatcatcatgtcaaccaactctcgagattttcccgtcatagtcccaacattcaaagtccccacattcagttctaggctctgtgttttcctcttctctttctgccgaagaacccgctttccacctcttcttcttcttctttgacttcgacccacagtagctgaatttccaacagcgcctaacgtgtaaagattggaaatatgttcaactacaaaaccattccaaaatagaacatttaaacacgtggataaccaaatacggtttcgctggccagctaaattcgcaaaaaatagttcaacttcaaaacgaaataaagtgtcgacacaaaaatgatatatcacaaatacaaaaagatggatttgacgacttactcttctggttaaacatggcgtctaaaagagaaaaaggaagggaaaataagaaacacttaacaaatgaacaaaaagagcaggaaggtagacataaaaatatgttgtttcaaagacaggaagatgacgagacaggaccaataataagaattagcgagaaaaagataattgaagaaagttgtaaaaaaaataaggaaacaaaagcatcagcacccttgcacccggttttgccacctcatgaaaatcctccaactcaagaggcacaaacacaacgaattttacgatcgggaggggtacaaatgaattggtctaaaactatgggagaaacattttctcccactcccaaaataacaaatataacctcagatgAGGGAGACATGGATTCATTTCCGATaattgaagtggcaaatccaaatatacaagaggaccagagaaaaaaaactattttggtctataggacctggactaatgaggatgtgaaaaaggccgtagccggcatcacaccttatcaacaacagttaaaaaatgctttacatgcgaattcgaaagaacacattaacagatgggtagataaacattggataaacctagcaactggccctctggaggaatatgttaatcatgccctccacgcagaaagagtgttagacaaaaagaaaaaaaaaaatagatgtcttcctcgacgaaagagcagaaatatactatcaaggcagagagagagataattttaggggacgcggcagaggccgttggagagtaagaaatgatagaaatcgaaattcttatgataataccatctgttggtgctgtggaaacaaaggccacattgcgcgtgattgccctaataaaaataaaagagaatacggacaaactactgcatgactaagccagcctgcttcccaactcaacaaatcttcttatgtaaacattacagataatgaggaggtggattttaatttacaggacattctgagtttggacactgaaaaacctgaaataactttatcagtaaatggtaaacaaatgacatttctttgcgaacaggagcatgtaggactgcatgtcgggaaaagattccaggttccagattatcgggacataaggcaatagtgagatctgcaaatggacaaattacttttgccatggaacctgagcctgtgtggattagagacccacagggaaaaacttgtagaatgcccattttcgaagtcccggagtgccctgtgaatttgttgggaagagatggcttattccaactaggacttgtactcaaacatgaattaaacataaattaaaaagagaggacctctatgtaacactggaaaacagagaaagtacattctattacaattgcaatgatgtaaaagacaagttaaatatctaggccataatttaagtataggaggaaggactatattagaagacaggaaacctatagtcttaaaaaatcctaaaccacagacgaagaaacatataataatcatttttaggtctgacaaattattgtagagcatggattccaaactatgcagaaattgttgcaccattgtcaaaattaatgtatgaaaacaaccttaaaatgacatcacctgtttaatggagtacagaggcagaaaaggccttctgtgacattaaacaacatttggtgtccagtgctgcgctaggccttccaaatttaatgataaaacattccttcaaatggtagattgtaaaagctattgcatgacctccgtacttacacaacaatacggtgataagctaagaccaatagcttatttttcaactagagagcagttcacccttaaggtcccacatacagtgtctgctctcctattgcaaaccaatatggcgtttttatcaccggcaagacatttatcttgcattgccatcttgctgtcacaaccacatttgactgttgagcgatgcacaaccttaaatccagccacactaatacccttacttgatgaaggcacgcagcatgattgacaggaattggctgaacaagctgctgaattagtagcattaaccgaggcatgcaaactaatgaaaaataaagatggtacaatctatactgatagccaatatgagtattccacaacaagaccgtaattattgtgaaaaacaaagtgcaaaactacaaattgaaaattacattagcacagaaaaaaaaaaaaaaaagagaaaaaaaacctattcaaaatgggctgctatattgagccatgctgtgtcacatgtctcaaccggagggatggtggcacagatagattgacactttacagccctaaaaaaatagcagaaagaaacacgtgggttcatttaacacactgtaaaagagtcatttcagctgagtactcaaatagggaaggtgagctaaagtctgataacggagcgggagcagatgtgtagattctgaaaacgcttgctggtcagtgaagaaaaaagacaccaacccttttagtgagaactcagcagaaaggcacacccacgttggttatgagattcgctaagttgttacgtagcaactttggctactatgatgttggttttgtttttgtggtacatgggacgtcccaccctcaatgataaaacccatttttttgatagaaaatcacctaccaagtggaccaatatgacaaacccactaataaacatttttgaatcattaactcgtgtcaaaaggagtacagctgatgatcaaaattgtgggcatggcctccaaacgcggcaaaaaggtttaatattttgtgcccaccaaaatcaagctgctttaatcataattccatatgcggctctcacaaatgacgctcaagagaatgggcagaattggggatttagatatgactggtatgcaactataggctttaaatgggaagaccttattggtgaaacaggttatgattggtccagttggtcaaaaagaacagcaaaagaacatagaaagaaatttaacttAAACAAAACGGTCCATAGTTCAATTTGTCCATTGCGCAGATAATGGTGacgccaggtttttttttttttttgtgtttgtttgtttgttcgtttgttttgtcatttgaatgtaTTCAACATTTTAAGCCAGAAATCATGAGTTTATAGTTGTTTGGTGGAATGATACGTTCACGTAACCAATTAGATTCAATGTGCACCTGAATTTGGTGAGAAAGCACTTTCTCGTGTGAAGATTTGTAATATATGGAATTGATTTACATGGACTGTAATActagtttttccccatttatcaAGTTTCTCAGCTTCTTAAAAGCTGCGTATGGAACTATTTCCTACAGAAATCATGCTGTATTTGCAGATTCTAAGGCAGAAATCCTGACTTTATAGTTGTATCTTGGAATGATATGTTTAAGTAACCAATTAGATTCAAGATGCACCTGAATTAGgtgaaaaataacttttttccgGGAAGATTTGTGGAATCTCACTGCATTATTTAGATGCATTAAAATACTAGTTTTTCCCATTTATCAAGTTTCCCCATAAGAATTCAGCTTCTTAAAACTGTATATATAACAATTTTCTCCAGAAAACAtgctgtattttcatattttaaggcAGACAGCATGAGGTTAAATGTCTTgatgtgttaaactaacattttattatttgatgtttttgagGAAAAGAGGGGAACATTACGTTAGTttaacaaatttgaatgatgtgCAACACAAAATTAAGTCCTTTTTTGTGTACAGTAATTCTAGTTAGTCTGATTTATCGAGTTTTCTTATTTTAACctgtttaaataatattttctcCTAAAATCTTCTATTTCCAGATTTTAAAGTGGAAAttcatattctttttttgtgtaaatatttCTACTATTACGATGTAGTTTACTCCAGAAACCAtgctgtattttcatattttaaggcAGAAATTCCATGTATATTACTTTATACTTAAAAAAATTGCATCTTTTGTGACGTTTACTGCAGGAATCCTGCTGCGCTTTATACATGACTAAAGCATAGTTGTGTGCAGCAATCCCGAGTTTTAATACTGAAGCTACAGTTGAAAGTAACATTGCAATTGTATGATGCGTTCAAGCACCTCATTTGTGTTCAAGCTGAGCCTGGAGCAGGAGAAAAGAcatattacagtggtttacaactTAAATCTTTTTGCGGTTTAACttggcagtgattctcaaatttGTACACAAAGttatacctaaaaaaaaaacactgaactcTCCAAGTTCCACCACAATCACCAACATTAAAACACGGAGGCATCCaaacattagattttttttttcattagccaCAGTAACAtgcagagtttgaacattaacactgtgctttaaAATAGAGGAATACAATTACTTAAgtgatttcattaaaatgtattgcacgtacaagttaaataaaaatgtcacctaAATGTTTAAAAGCAAATATTTCTGAATGGTTAAAGGCAAAAATATTGGACCTAAAAgggaaatacaactgaactgtacttatgtactgtactggataaagaaaaagaaaagttgaagcCCATGAAACATTTATGCACACTGTGATCACAATGAATTCAGTGATCTGTTTgggtaccactagagggagccagcaGACCACAAGTGGtactcataccacactttgagagtcAGTGTTTCAAGGCAGAGTTGTGTGCAGAAATGCTGcacccagattttttttttaagggtataAATATGATTCGTTCAGGAACACAATTAGTTGTCTTGCATCTGAAGTAAGAAATGATTTCTTTGACTCCAATCAAGTATTAACTaatattttgcaattaaaaGACATATTTCCCACATGCAGTGTATTCATTTGCATGTatttacattacacattatGACTCTGAACCTACataaatgtatgattgcctcatgttattacatatacacaaaaaattgATAGCTACTTTTGAATTCAGAAGTGacaaagtttgtttttcaactttaggcctttattgactaaattgtaacatgacgacctatgtgatttcggcagaactttttaacccttaggtttgagctagtgcgctgacgttcgacacattcaatcgttgtgaatccaactttcagatgaggtctcttccaaggctctcgtaggtcgtgcggccgaaaggcgagcgtcaaagcattccgtttcactccaggagtaggcctttattgactaaattgtaacatgacgacctatgtgatttcggcataacctttgaacccttaagtttgagctagtgggctgacgttcgacacactcgatcgttgtgaatccacctttcaggggaagtctcctccaagtctctggacggttgtggggccgagcggcgaccgtcaaagcattcagtttcgctccagtagtaggcctttattgactaaattgtaacatgacgacctatgtgatttcggcagaacttctgaacccttaagtttgagctagtgggctgatgttcgaaacactcgatcgttgtgaatccacctttcagatgaggtctc carries:
- the LOC133487877 gene encoding uncharacterized protein LOC133487877 gives rise to the protein MTGKSRELVDMMIRRKVDILCVQETRWKGSKARSLGAGFKLFYHGVDGKRNGVGVILKEELAKNVLEVKRVSDRVMRLKFEIEGVMCNVISGYAPQVGCDLEVKEKFWKELDDVVLSIPDRERVVIGADCNGHVGEGNKGDEEVMGKYGIQERNLEGQMVVDFATRMQMAVVNTFFQKRHEHTVTYKSGGRSTQVDYILCRRCNLKEVTNCKVVVGESVARQHRMVVCKMTLVVGRKIRKTKAEKRTMWWKLRQDECCAAFREEVIQALGGREELPEDWTTAAKVIREAGRRVLGVSSGRKGEKETWWWNLTVQEIIQGKRLAKKKWDTERTEERRKEYIEMRHRAKVEVAKAKQEAYDDMYGRLDTKEGEKDLYRLARQRDRDGKDVQQVRVIKDRDGNMLTGASSVLGRWKEYFEELMNEENDREGRVEEASVVDQEVAMISKGEVRKALKRMKNGKAVGPDDIPVEVWKHLGEVAVEFLTSLFNRILVREKMPEEWRKSVLVPIFKNKGDVQSCGNYRGIKLMSHTMKLCERVVEARLRTEVSICEQQYGFMPRKSTTDALFALRMLMEKYREGQKELHCVFVDLEKAYDRVPREELWYCMRKSGVAEKYVRIIQDMYEGSRTAVRCAVGVTEEFKVDVGLHQGSALSPFLFAVVMDRLTDEVRLESPWTMMFADDIVICSESREQLEEQLERWRHALERRGMKISRIKTEYMCMNERGGGGRMRLQGEEMARVEDFKYLGSTVQSNGECGQEVKKRVQAGWNGWRKVSGVLCDRRVSARMKGKVYKTVVRPAMMYGLETVALKRKQEAELEVAEMKMLRFALGVTRLDKIRNELIRGTAKVRCFGDKVRESRLQWFGHVQRRESEYIGRRMMRMELPGKRARGRPKRRLMDVVREDMMAVGVREEDAGDRLSWKRMTRCGDP